From the genome of Geobacter sp. SVR, one region includes:
- a CDS encoding sigma-54 dependent transcriptional regulator, translating into MKHKILIIDDDSSLRRVLEYNLQEEGYEVQSASSGEEGLYWLGQCQPDLVITDMKMTGMDGLMVLKSIKERWPETLVIIITAFGTIDVAVAAMKAGAFDYITKPFNRDELRLTVQRALQFNGLAEENRRLKHELSDKADLRSMIGSSRAMEKVFELIRKVADTEASILITGESGTGKELVARSIHASSSRRDAPFIAVNCAAIPHNLLESELFGHTKGAFTGAVKNKPGKFQLAEGGTLFLDEVGELPLELQPKLLRALQEKEVEPIGGTQVQKVDVRVVSATNLDTEKALIEGTFREDLYYRLSVIPVSLPALRERRNDIPLLIRHFCHKLGGQKVTFDKEALDVLCAYAWPGNVRELENTVERLLIMRNEDRIERADLPEKFHQNVAAGGAVLTLPDEGYSLEQLEREIVVSALERNSWNQSSAARFLRIPRHTLIYRIEKYGIALPGR; encoded by the coding sequence ATGAAACATAAGATCCTGATAATCGACGACGATTCTTCATTGCGGCGGGTGCTGGAGTACAACCTCCAGGAGGAGGGGTATGAGGTGCAGTCGGCCTCATCGGGTGAGGAGGGTCTTTACTGGCTGGGCCAATGCCAACCCGACCTCGTCATTACCGACATGAAAATGACCGGCATGGATGGGCTGATGGTGCTCAAGTCGATCAAGGAACGTTGGCCGGAGACATTGGTGATCATCATAACCGCCTTCGGGACGATCGATGTGGCGGTGGCAGCCATGAAAGCCGGTGCATTCGACTACATCACCAAACCCTTCAACAGAGACGAACTGAGGTTGACGGTCCAAAGAGCCCTTCAGTTCAACGGACTGGCTGAGGAAAACCGGCGGCTGAAACACGAACTGTCGGATAAGGCAGATCTTCGCAGCATGATCGGCTCATCGCGGGCAATGGAGAAGGTGTTCGAACTTATCCGCAAAGTGGCCGACACGGAGGCATCGATCCTGATTACCGGCGAATCCGGCACGGGGAAAGAACTGGTGGCGCGCTCCATTCATGCCAGCAGTTCCCGCAGGGATGCACCGTTCATCGCCGTCAATTGCGCTGCGATTCCCCACAATTTGCTGGAAAGCGAACTTTTCGGCCATACAAAGGGGGCATTCACCGGTGCGGTCAAGAACAAGCCCGGCAAGTTTCAGTTGGCAGAGGGGGGCACGCTTTTCCTGGATGAGGTGGGAGAACTACCGCTCGAACTGCAGCCAAAACTGCTCAGGGCGCTGCAGGAAAAGGAGGTAGAGCCGATCGGGGGTACACAGGTACAAAAAGTCGATGTCCGCGTGGTATCAGCCACAAACCTGGACACCGAGAAAGCCTTGATCGAAGGGACATTCCGCGAGGATCTCTATTATCGCTTATCCGTTATTCCCGTCAGCCTGCCGGCGCTCCGCGAACGGCGCAACGACATCCCGCTGCTGATCAGGCATTTCTGTCACAAGCTGGGGGGCCAAAAGGTCACCTTCGACAAAGAGGCCCTTGACGTATTATGCGCCTATGCATGGCCCGGTAACGTGCGTGAGCTGGAAAATACGGTCGAGCGGCTACTGATCATGCGAAACGAGGACAGGATCGAGCGTGCGGATCTGCCGGAAAAGTTCCATCAGAACGTTGCTGCCGGCGGTGCAGTCTTGACCCTGCCCGATGAGGGATATTCGCTCGAACAACTGGAGCGGGAAATCGTTGTTTCGGCCCTAGAACGGAACTCTTGGAACCAGTCGTCCGCAGCCCGTTTTTTACGGATCCCGCGGCATACCCTTATTTACCGGATCGAAAAGTACGGCATTGCCCTGCCGGGCAGATAG
- a CDS encoding molybdenum cofactor biosynthesis protein B: protein MRAAILTLSDKGSRGERVDTSGPALAAWMAERGVQTVQTDIIPDEYDRVVEVLSDWADRGIADLILTTGGTGVSPRDVTPEATMQVCSRLVPGLGELMRLRSLEKTPMASLSRAVAGIRNQSLIINLPGSPKGAVENLEAVWPVIGHGVEKIRGDQRDCGGRFDR, encoded by the coding sequence ATCAGAGCAGCCATTTTGACGCTATCGGATAAGGGGTCGCGCGGGGAGCGGGTGGATACCAGTGGACCGGCGCTGGCCGCCTGGATGGCCGAGCGGGGAGTGCAGACGGTGCAGACAGATATCATCCCGGACGAGTATGACCGGGTCGTGGAGGTGCTGAGCGATTGGGCCGACCGGGGCATCGCCGACCTGATCCTGACCACCGGCGGCACCGGCGTCTCGCCGCGTGACGTGACTCCCGAGGCGACCATGCAGGTCTGCAGCAGGCTGGTACCTGGTCTTGGTGAGTTGATGCGTCTGCGGAGCCTGGAAAAAACACCGATGGCATCGCTGTCGCGGGCCGTGGCCGGCATCCGCAACCAGTCCTTGATCATCAACCTGCCGGGCAGCCCCAAGGGGGCGGTCGAAAACCTGGAGGCGGTCTGGCCGGTAATCGGGCATGGGGTGGAGAAGATCCGCGGCGACCAACGGGATTGCGGGGGACGATTCGACCGCTGA
- the moaC gene encoding cyclic pyranopterin monophosphate synthase MoaC, which produces MNFNHFDERGNAVMVDVSAKQPTMRTAVAEALVQMSSELVAAIQAGGVAKGDVLGVARLAGIQAAKRTPELIPLSHPLALHAVFVDFEPNAASGRIMVKCTVRAFERTGVEMEAMTGASLAALTIYDMCKGSDKSIAIGHIRLLYKEGGKSGIYRREADKREDQP; this is translated from the coding sequence ATGAACTTCAATCATTTCGATGAGCGGGGCAATGCGGTGATGGTGGATGTATCGGCCAAGCAGCCGACCATGCGCACCGCCGTTGCCGAAGCACTGGTGCAGATGAGCTCGGAGTTGGTTGCCGCCATCCAGGCCGGGGGCGTTGCCAAGGGGGATGTGCTGGGCGTGGCGCGGCTGGCAGGCATCCAGGCTGCCAAACGCACGCCGGAGCTGATCCCGCTTTCCCATCCGCTGGCCCTGCATGCCGTTTTTGTCGATTTCGAGCCGAATGCGGCCTCCGGTCGCATCATGGTGAAGTGCACGGTGCGGGCTTTCGAGCGGACCGGAGTGGAGATGGAGGCCATGACAGGCGCCAGCCTGGCGGCCCTGACTATCTACGATATGTGCAAGGGGAGCGACAAGTCGATCGCCATTGGCCATATCAGGCTGTTGTACAAAGAGGGGGGCAAGAGCGGCATTTATCGCCGGGAAGCAGACAAGCGGGAGGATCAACCTTGA
- a CDS encoding type IV pilus twitching motility protein PilT, translated as MARIDALFKMMKDEGASDLHLSTGNPPIFRLHGEMVRLNFKSLGHEDLKAILFEILSEKQRAQFEASKDLDFAYSVEGLARFRGNILMQHRGIAAVFRMIPSKILSAEQLALPEGVLRMTRFKKGLVVVTGPTGSGKSTTLAAMVDLINSTRKEHILTLEDPLEFIHENKLSLVNQRQIGEHTESFASALRAALREDPDVIMVGEMRDLTTIQLAMSAAETGHLVFGTLHTNTAAKTIDRIIDVFPTDQQEQVRAMLSESLKGVVCQQLLKTADGRGRVAALEIMLGTPAIANLIREAKTFQIPSIMQTGKKEGMQLMDTHLMELLKAQRVNPEEAYRCAIDKKQFEQFLPHEAAAPAAGGH; from the coding sequence ATGGCGCGTATCGATGCGTTGTTCAAGATGATGAAGGACGAGGGTGCCTCGGACCTGCACCTCTCCACCGGCAATCCTCCGATCTTCCGCCTGCATGGGGAAATGGTGCGCCTCAACTTCAAGTCGCTGGGACATGAGGATCTGAAGGCCATCCTGTTCGAGATCCTGTCAGAGAAGCAGCGCGCACAGTTCGAGGCCAGCAAGGATCTCGACTTTGCCTATTCCGTGGAGGGGCTGGCCCGTTTCCGCGGCAACATCCTCATGCAGCACCGTGGCATTGCCGCGGTTTTCCGTATGATCCCCAGCAAAATCCTGTCGGCGGAGCAGCTGGCACTTCCGGAAGGGGTGCTGCGCATGACCAGGTTCAAGAAGGGACTGGTGGTGGTGACCGGGCCGACCGGTTCGGGCAAGTCCACCACCCTGGCGGCCATGGTGGACCTGATCAATTCCACCCGCAAGGAACACATCCTGACCCTGGAAGACCCGCTGGAGTTCATACATGAGAACAAGCTCTCGCTCGTGAACCAGCGCCAGATCGGCGAGCACACCGAGAGCTTCGCCTCGGCCCTGCGGGCGGCCCTGCGTGAGGACCCGGATGTGATCATGGTGGGGGAAATGCGCGACCTGACCACCATCCAATTAGCCATGAGCGCCGCCGAGACCGGCCATCTGGTGTTCGGCACCCTGCACACCAACACGGCCGCCAAGACCATCGACCGTATCATCGATGTCTTCCCCACCGATCAGCAGGAACAGGTGCGCGCCATGCTGTCCGAGTCGCTGAAAGGGGTGGTATGCCAGCAGTTGCTCAAGACCGCCGACGGCAGGGGACGGGTAGCGGCCCTGGAGATTATGCTCGGTACACCGGCCATCGCCAACCTGATTCGGGAGGCCAAGACCTTCCAGATCCCCTCCATCATGCAGACTGGCAAGAAGGAGGGCATGCAGCTGATGGACACGCACCTGATGGAACTGCTCAAGGCCCAGCGAGTCAATCCCGAAGAGGCCTACCGCTGTGCCATCGACAAGAAGCAGTTCGAACAGTTCCTGCCCCATGAAGCGGCTGCTCCGGCAGCAGGCGGGCATTGA
- the dnaB gene encoding replicative DNA helicase, producing MSTAELHKLPPQSLEAEMSILGGILIDNDAINRVLEVLTQDDFYRESHRKIFLAMMLLSDQREPCDLITLSATLKKKGELEEVGGAAYLATLVDYVPTAANISYYCKLVKEKSINRRLISVATEIATRGYEEQADVNELLDIAQKQIYEISENKMRPQYVQVKEIIKETFKILQTLHSKKELVTGTPTGYVDLDLMTAGFQPGDLIIIAARPSMGKTTLALNIAEYASADPRNKNRVPSVVFSLEMGKEQLVMRLFASLARIDFGKMRTGHFQDSDWPRLTRAAGILHDAKIFIDDTPAITVLELRSKARRLKSEHDIGMIIVDYLQLMRGGANVESRQQEISDISRSLKALAKELNVPVIALSQLNRELEKRADKRPMMSDLRESGAIEQDADVIMFVYREAVYCDSCRKRDGSCTQNHDRNAEVIIGKQRNGALGTVPLAFYGEHTRFENLSERSDV from the coding sequence ATGAGTACCGCTGAACTGCATAAACTGCCCCCCCAGAGCCTGGAAGCCGAGATGTCCATCCTGGGGGGCATTCTGATCGATAACGATGCCATCAACCGGGTGCTGGAAGTGCTGACCCAGGATGACTTCTACCGCGAAAGTCACCGCAAGATCTTCCTGGCCATGATGCTGCTCTCGGACCAGCGTGAGCCGTGCGACCTGATCACTCTGAGCGCCACGCTGAAGAAAAAGGGAGAGTTGGAGGAGGTGGGGGGAGCGGCCTATCTGGCCACTTTGGTGGATTACGTTCCCACTGCGGCCAACATCTCCTATTACTGTAAGCTCGTGAAGGAAAAGTCGATCAACCGGCGGCTGATCAGCGTGGCCACCGAGATCGCCACCCGCGGCTACGAGGAGCAGGCCGACGTCAATGAGCTGCTGGATATCGCCCAGAAGCAGATCTACGAGATCTCCGAGAACAAGATGCGTCCCCAGTACGTGCAGGTCAAGGAGATCATTAAGGAAACTTTCAAGATCCTGCAGACCCTGCACTCCAAGAAGGAACTGGTTACCGGTACACCGACTGGATATGTGGACCTGGACCTGATGACCGCCGGTTTCCAGCCGGGCGACCTGATCATCATCGCGGCCCGTCCCTCCATGGGCAAGACCACCCTGGCCCTCAACATCGCCGAGTATGCCAGCGCCGATCCGCGCAACAAGAACCGGGTGCCGTCGGTGGTCTTCTCGCTGGAGATGGGCAAGGAACAGCTGGTCATGCGTCTGTTCGCCTCCCTGGCCCGGATCGACTTCGGCAAGATGCGCACGGGCCATTTCCAGGATTCGGACTGGCCCCGCCTGACGCGGGCGGCCGGTATCCTGCACGATGCCAAGATCTTCATCGACGACACGCCGGCCATCACCGTGCTGGAGCTGCGTTCCAAGGCGCGCCGGCTGAAGAGCGAGCACGACATCGGCATGATCATCGTCGACTACCTGCAGCTGATGCGCGGCGGCGCCAATGTGGAATCGCGGCAGCAGGAGATCTCGGACATCTCCCGTTCGCTCAAGGCACTTGCCAAAGAGCTGAACGTGCCGGTGATTGCCCTGTCCCAGCTCAACCGCGAACTGGAGAAGCGCGCCGACAAGCGCCCAATGATGAGCGATTTGCGCGAATCGGGCGCCATCGAGCAGGATGCGGACGTGATCATGTTCGTGTACCGCGAGGCGGTCTACTGCGACAGTTGCCGCAAGCGGGACGGCTCCTGCACCCAGAACCACGACCGCAATGCCGAGGTGATCATCGGCAAGCAGAGGAACGGCGCCTTGGGAACGGTACCGCTGGCCTTCTACGGCGAGCATACCCGCTTCGAGAACCTGAGCGAGCGCAGCGACGTGTAG